Below is a window of Humulus lupulus chromosome 2, drHumLupu1.1, whole genome shotgun sequence DNA.
agGCTTCCAGATAGCGAGCAGCCAGAAGCATGTGAAGAACCTGagcctcaaaaccaaactccttcatggaagttgttcacTGTTGGCTCCTCCAATAAACAGCACGCAggagcaggtgtgattttgatAACACCTGAagagcatcgatttcactacgcaatcaggtttgacttcactgaatctaacaacgaggtcgaatatgaagcactgctcgctgggttacgattggccagagatatgaacataaaggcacttgacatttacagtgactcacatctggtggtaaatcaagtcatgggagagtaccaggcccgtGGTTTAAAGATGTTCGCTTACTTAAACAAAACGAAGGATCTATTAGCACAGTTTGACaaatacacccttcagcaagtacttcgcgaccagaattcaaacgctgatgttTTGgtcaaattagcaagtgcgaaggattcTGATACTCTAAACATAGTGCTAGTTGAACGAAcatctgtgccaagcatccaagcagaggagacctctttggtgatccaagcagccgatacatggatggcaccatacatgGAGTATCTGGCGCAAGGCatattaccaacggacagaaacaaagctaggacccttcagcggcaggctgctaggtatatcctggtcgatggaattttgtaccaaaggggatactcaatgccactcctcagatgtatttcgaaagagaaggccaaggaattgatgaaagaggttcacgaaggcttttgtggggaccatgctaggGGGAAATGCTTATAAAAAaatatcctaaggcaaggattcttctggccaacaatgaatgaagactcgatggaatttgtgtggaggtgtgacaaatgccagaggctctccaaaattccatgagcagcccctaatgtGCTAAAACATATGCAAAGTCTGTGGTCGTTCgtagtctggggtatagatttaatcagaTCTCTCCCTACAGGAAAGAGCGGCATCAAGTATATTGTGGTTGCTGTCGATTACTtaactaaatgggccgaagctgagccactcgcaaccataacgaccaagaaagtgctatattttgtgatcaaaaacatcgtATGTTGATATGGATGGACAAggaaattgtctcagacaacggcacgcagtttgatagtgatctgttcacgaatttttgcgaacgacatggaattatcaagagcttttcatcagtcgctcatccccaagcaaaaggacaagtcaaagcagtcaataaaacgctaaaggatactctgaagaaaagacttgaagaagctaagggggcatggctagaacaatttcctgaagtcctttggtcgtacagaacttcccaccgaacagtaataggccatactccattttccttggcttatgggtatgaggctatgttgcctgttgagttagatccgccgtcACATCGGataataacgtacgatcaaggctcgaatagccaactattgatggaatctcttgatttggtcaatgaaaggaaagagcaagcccaactctgagtagctgcgtaccagcaaaaagtcgtccggtatttcaattctaaagtgcgtgaaaggaaattcaatgtcggagatctagtacttcgaagggttttccttaacacccgcaaccagactgctggagtactcgaacctaattgggaaggaccataccaaattgaagaattcctccatccaggcacctataaacttgctcgcttaaatggagatctcattcctcgctattggaatggagaacacatgtgcaagtactatcaataaacaattcttcttaaagaattggcttgtattaattttactttttacaagttatgaaaaatggttggtcattttacgtgactgatcacttataagtgtaagatcttgttgatcactcgtacagacacatttttttccatttattatgagaaatacaagggactgtgcacagccaaccattcttgccaattattgtatttattacaagtatttgctcattacgtgtgttgttttgctgtattgtCGTTTTAAAATCTTTGTTCCAAAcagtaatgttcgagcaggttatggtcaaggaaagtgaccaaggacctaaaactccttaatcacttggggggcatataaggcatctagtaagcaaagcatattgaaaggtatgtaaacacatgagcaaaataagtgaaagcatgctagggtacttagagtatttttcaaaattttgtattttgttaaatcaaaccaaagtactatgctaggttcagtcatgcgaactgatgttatgataaaatgcaaatattataatatctagaGGAATTTCTTTACACCGCAAGtagtcgctgctcggatgtaattgtttgttaaaagtaaaggctgcccatgcagcaataaaaaattaataattaaaaaagtaattgtctttacatcacgacccgcaGGTTGTGTAgtcaaaagaaagaaagaaaaaagaaaaaagactacgaggctggagggtcttgaggagcgttCTGGTTGACAGTAGCACCAGCTTCATTGTCTGCGCCATCTATCCCTGttgccagggaaatctctggggaagcaggaattCTAGCCCTTTCTTCTTCCTTCAGGCGAATGGCGCACTAGGACATTAGAGTCCGTCTCAAGCGCTCAGACAGGTAGCTGAAGTTGGCCTTctgattgtgcttccaaaactcatagaagcaaaggtgggtggcttccttatacttctccaagttttttGCATCAgtttcctcaagctccttcacgcgCCTTTACAGCTCTTCTGTCTCCTTCCTAATCGCAACCAGATCAAGCTCAAGCTATTTTGATTGTTGGTGGTTGAGTTtggcactctccctgaatttttctttatcttcattAGATTTCTTCAGGGCGACCCGGCTTTCCAATAGCTCCTCGGTCAGCGTGGCTTTCTGCTCAGGCAGTTCATCATTCAGCTTGGTCAGCTCTGCATTTTTCTCGAGCAGTTCACTATTCTACTTGTTCATTTCAGTGTTTTTCTTGAGCAGGTCAGCATTCTTTCCATTGAGAGCCTTCATTGCCTCAACGAGCCTGGTGTCAAAGTTTGGGAGACCATTGCACCCGCGCGGTGCCAGCCAGCAGTCATGGTCAGCAATCCCTGCGACCAAATGAAAAGAATGAGGTGATGgcaaaaaattaaaagtaaattacTCAACAACAGAAATCAACTTacactgactatctcattcagccctcgatTTATTATTTGGTCGGTTTCCATAGAGATGGTACCGTTGATGGCCTCTTGACTGCGTTTgtgtttggagagcttgtatattctctccctggccaaaCTGACCATggtgctggacagggagccttcaggCTGAGTGCGATGTGGCTGGTTGGAAGGTGGCGGAGGAGTGGAATGTTGATCGACCGGTGGCATTGAGGTCGGCTGGTCGAGTGGAAAGGGAGGTGGCGTGGTTTCCTTTGAAGGAACAACTGCTGAAGGACCCTCTATCcaggccttctttgaggcggttttGCTGCTCTCCGCCCGAGTCCTCTTGATGTCTTTCTTCCTGCCCGAGGAGGCAGCAGCAGCCTTGTAATGTTCGAGCACATCTTCAGACgtcatatctgcacaaaaggaaacaatacgagtagtgagacaagatatatagatggaactaaaaaagaaagtaaggagattataagtaaagtacctgtgctacaactactagtcgctacattacttactgaactacttacagcctggaagaaatctgaatttaagtttggaatatacttaaagttgccatccccgtcaaataagtgacagggaattggcaaactatctaagaatgagaaaacaGTATCGTTCTCATCTAAGGATTCGTCGATGGGAGCGGAGGGTttggtggctttcttttttccctttcccagtggggcAGGGGAAGCAGCAGCTCGCGGGGTGTTGGAGGGTTCCCTAATTGTCACTCTAgtcgtcctcctcctttgaggttgcgacacgtttgggtgctgctcgggaatttcCTCGCCGGTGGCACTTCCCTctgttgattccctcacatcctggtgaggtgccaaaagcccgaccaaCCTCatgttagcctctgtgaccaaatgcttgatgctcttctctacgtcagtcatgctggccaagaatgctgatcggacttccatgtctggagtgggagccggtcgcagccatgggcctgaaatgcactaaaattctaagggaaatgcaagaagaattaaagaaaaataaacgaccaggggagtaaaaatattacctccttgggtgaaggccaggcTGTTGGCAACCATATctgtagtcagaaagtactctagatggtacttccccacattggatataaaggttgtatcactcaggaaagtgcgggacgtttcctggtgacagaagtggaagaaccccgtgttttcttgattggggttggattttaggtcgaatagatagttgacctcgtgtggtgtggggacaggccatttcttatggctataaaggatatagagtgcagggagcattctatacccgtttggggttatttggaaaggagcgacccaaAAGTAGTTGGtcactccttggaaaaaaggatggagaggcaggatcgctcctgcctcgatatgatacctcgaccaggcactgaaggcgcctccaAGCATATTTGCCCGTTGGTCTCTGGtaggttggactagggtcaccccaggaattccgtattttttaatgtagtttgcaatcatcctaaccgttactcggctaggaggggcaacgtaccattcaacatctggttgaatggcattttgaagttgggcttgagtttggatttcagGGTCGGGGGTGTTTTCTTCCCaaccactggtcgaaggagtttcagcccgaggagcaggctgatttaaaGGGGAAGCGGATGgcttctttttctgggctttggattttactcgacccatattttgaagAGGGGTTGATGGAGTGTTTGGGGTGATGCgaaaaaagggaatttttggtATCAACagcgacggttgctcctcgtcctcaagcaattAGGCCAGCAAGTCGTCATcgattggtctctcacctccccacggatcttgcatgaaaagctgcgaataGAAAAGGGGGAGATGAAAATTTAAGGCCTAAAACCTTGTgtttgaaagttggaataacgctgctcgtgtataaaagttaatcTTTTATACCACCAGCAACATTCGGATAATAAACATTGTATTTTAAGTGAACAATttggaaaatagattaaaaagcagaagtgaaaagtttttcaagaaaagctttttcgactctgaaagggcgggaaaaacacAGTTTTTtagctagcttaaaaatcgaatttttacttcgattttacgccctaaatctacaatcttaactaccaaactgactcctatcacctataaaacattatttcactaccctatcaaacatcGATCAGTATGCCCacttaccccaaaacagtttcagccaagaacattcaaaagCTCAGAGACAAAACATATATAAGATGGTTTTGCAAGGCATCTCAAACGACTGAAAGATtcgagaaacttacttggatgaaagttgGAGTATGAACACGAACGTTTTGATTGTCTGAGCAAAAGTTCCTTAAACCAGCGACGAAAGCTCCTGGGTTTTCTGGGCTCTGAAGGTCGAAGTTCTTTAAAGTTCTCGAAGAAGAGAAGGCGAgtgaaaggtaaaaagtaaaaatgtgatttcggggtattatttatagtgatcaTGGCAccgtaaaagaggtaatcatggaattactttttccAAAGTATGGGGAAGTCGTCAGAAaattttttgggaaaccgaaaagacttgattggacatgattggttaccttttttgagaaggcatgggcgactctgacagatttggtggggtaagcgaagggtcagtttcctaagtttactttatgctggtcgcagtaaagtaaacttgggggggcaaatgtttacccaaaaatgactattgatgatgtggcaaggatttctcacacgtggttgacacgtggcagagtcgaaataaggagatgttgttcgattatcgaccagcaacacattgcttcgtcaaacctcacgattagatacgaccaggctggtcgtatgattcggtttatttccttaaaagattgtaatcttataataactacgttgattatttcatctttatttccTTGATACACGGACATTAAGGATAGTTAAgtcccattggcccatgtaaccctcttttagcctataaatatgcatgaaatagctcaagggagggacttttgaccttcgaatctttttcctgaatactgAGAGTAAGAACAtacagtgcgattatccatcgtcttgttgtaattctcccaaggtttgtgaaactcaaaaaccatagttctttgatcacgacattgggattcaatattaataatagcactaagtagacgtaggtcattaccattcattggggccgaaccactataaatcttctgtgtctattctttaccattagattaaactcttgaaTATCATCTCATTTTCTTGTCGtattcttgactccgtgtcgttggccaaatcgatggtcaacaatatatattatatatgtgcaTAACAGTTTCTAAAACAAACCTTTAATATctttatataaaagaaataaaggtATACGACAAAAGTggttatatacatacatatataaataaataaataataactttATAAATATCTCACATAAAGAATTTTTTGGGTGTTACACATTCAACTTTAGCCCAAACCATGAGGAAGTTCAACTTGAGGGCTTGACCCAAAAAATGGAGAAGGCAAGTGACGGGGTGAAATATGGGGCATAAGAAGGAAACGGAAGCTGGGACATCCAAGgggagaagaaaaagaaaagagggaGGAGGCCTGAAGGTGAATGAGAGACCTAATTCCAGAGATGCTTAGAAAAGAACTCAAAATGAAGGAGATGAAGCTACAACTGTTGATGATTTTAGCAACAATGACCATGTTGTGTTTGAGATGGGAACTTGCTTACCCAAAAGTAGAGGTGGAAGAGCCAAATTGTCAACAACGAGAAGGCTCGAAAAAAGGGAGACAACAAAGATAAAGAGAAGATTGGAGTGTAGGGAGTTAAGGACGAGACTATTTGCACTTAAAATGTTAAAGGAAAGGTTTCGTCCAAAGGTATTGTTAACAGTCTTCAGAAGGGAGGTAATTCTACTGACTTGGATTTCCACTCTTCTTCAAAAAATGCAGAAGTAGCGTGCCCTGATGTTGAAGGTCATTTAACACAATGAAAATCATATGTTGGAATATCCAAGGGTTGGGGAACCAATGGACATTCTTAGCCTAAAAATTCCATATTGATTTTCATAAGTCGAATTTGATCTTCTTATCGGAGACCAAGTTAAATCGAAGACAAGTTGAGGACGTGGTTTATAGAGGGGGCTTCTCTAAGTTCTTTGCGATGGATAAGGTAGGGCTAAGAGGGGGTCTACTCCTTCTGTGGAATGAGGAGCTTGATGTTATCATAATGTCTCATAAtaaattccatattcatgcaaAGATCAGTGGAGGAGATGTTGGGTACTCTTAGTTCACTGGGTTTTATGGTAATCCAAAAGTTTCGCAACGGATATACTCGTGGGGAATGTTGTGCAGAATTGGTGACTCTATCCAAGGGCCTTGGATTTGTTgggggtgattttaatgaaatCCTTTCCATGAAGGAGAAACATGGTTGAAGTACGAAAAATATGGAGGCTATAGGGAGATTTCAAAGGGCGATGGATCAGTGTGGCCTCAATGATATTTCCAAATATGACCAATCTTATACTTGGTGCACTGGCCAGAAAGGTAATTTTGTTATGGAAAAACTGGACAAGATATTGGTCAACATGGATTGGAAAAATGCTTTCTCTTAATCTAAATTTCTTTATTTGGATTGGTGGTGCTTAGACCATAAGGCGATGATTTTTCATTTCGGAGCCAACTTAAATGATAGggggaataaaaaaaaaagaggtggAGATTCCATTTTGAAGAGGCTTGGTGCGATGAGGAGGAGTGCAAGTGGATTATTGAGAATAGTTGGAGGAATGGTATCTTCTGTGATAGTACTAGTATTCTGAAGGAAAAAGCTTTGAGAGTGTGGAAGTGGCCTAAAGGATTAGAATGAAAACAAAATGAAGCAAATGAATGCTCAGATCAAGGATAGTAAGAAAATAATGGAGGATCTCTCCAAAGCCATCGGCCTTCAAAATTAGAGGTTgttaaaagaagaagaaaggaattTGAATTGTTTGAAGGAGAAAAATGAAGTTTACTAAAGACAACGTAGCAGAGTTGTGTGGCTCAAGTGTGGTGACAAGAATTCTAAATATTTCCATCACAAAGCCTCAGAAAAAAAGTAAAAGAATCACATTGGTGAATTGAATGATCAACATGGTACCATTCATAAATATCCAGAAGCTATTGCTTCAGTTATAACTCAGTACTTTGGTGATATGTTCAAGTCGGAGAGGCCATCTTCTGAGAAAATTGCTACGATCATCAACATTGTTCAACCTTGTATTTCGACATAGATGAATGAATCACTACTAGCTCCGTTTACTGCTGATAATATTGGTGCAGCGGTCAAAAGTGTGAACCTCATCAGGGCCCCGGGTACCGATGGGCATCCTGCTCTATTTTACCAAAAGTTTTGGGGCACGATTAAAGGTGGTATTATATAAATTCTCTCGGCATCCTCAATGATGATTCTCCACTGAATATGGTCAATGTAACTCTTGTTGCCCTCATTCCTAAAGTTAATAAAGTTGTTAATATGATGGATTTCAAACCCATTAATCTCTGCAATGTGGTTTATAAAATCATCTTTAAGTGTTTGGCTGATCATTTGAAGATGACTATGAACTTTGTTTTCTCAGCTTCTCAAGTACCTTTGTTAGTGGGAGGCTAATACATGATAATGCGGTCATCGGCTTTGAAGGAATTCATTGTATGAGAAAAGACAGATTTGGCTATGGAAAAAAATTGGCCATAAAGCTCGACATGTCAAAGGCTTATGATAGGGTTGAATGGAACTTTGTGGAGGCTATCATGCTGAAATTGGGGTATGATAGAAGATGGGTCCGAAAGATTATGAACTACATTTCATAGGTGTCTTTCTCCATCTTGATTAATAGCGAGGTGAAAGGGGAAGTGATCCCTGAGCATGGCTTAAGACAAGGTGACCCGCTGTCTCCCTATATATTTCTTTTCTATGCTAAGGTGCTTTCGTGATTGATTCAAGAGGCTTAAAGAAATGAGAGTATAAGGGGCTTGAGGTTTGGAGGGAATGGGACTATGGTTTCTCATTTATTCTTTGCAGGTGACAACATTATGTTTCTTGAAGCAACAAAAGAGGAGTGTGAGTGTCTGAAACAAATTTCGCGGGTTTATTCTAAGGCTACTGGGCAGGTTGTCAActacaacaagttggaacctTGTTTTGGGAGCAAGATGGACCCCCAAACTCATGCTTCCCTTACTgaaatttttgaagtcaaaacCACAGATCACTTTGAGAAATACCTTGGTATGCCTTGCTTCATTGGGCGTAAGAAGAAGGATATCTTCAAACACACCAAGGATCGTATTTGGAAAAAGCTCAAAGGCTAGAAAATATCCCTCTTCTCCTCTACTGGCAAGGAAGTTCTCACTAAAGCGACAATTCAGGCCATGCCTACTTATGTTATGAGCTGCTTCAGATTCTCCAAGAATATCATTAATTGTATCAATAGCCTTGCTGCCAAATTTTGGTGGGGTTCTACTAATAAAAAAAAGGAAGATCCACTGATGTAAATGGGAAAAGTTGTGCAAAAGTAAAGAAAGAGGGGAGCTGGGATTCAAAGACATAGAGCTCTTTAATCAGGCtatgttagctaagcaagtctgGTGCTTACTGCGCAATTCGAATTCGCTTATGGCTAAGGTTCTTAAAGATAGCTACCATCCCAACCTTAGAATTCTGAAGGCTAAAACTGGTTCATGTCCTTCCTTTATCTAGATATCATTTGGGGCAGAAGTATTATTTTAAGTGGCGCAAGATGGCGTATTGGGTCTGGTGAGAATGTGAGGGTGGTTGAAGATAAATGGATCCTCTCTGCCTTTAATTTCTCCTTCCTTGATAAGTCATTCCTCCCGTAGAATATTAAGGTGGTGGATTTGAGGCTTGCTTCGGGTGAGTGGGATGAGGAGTTCATTTAGAGGAATTTCTAAAAGGAAGATACAAAAATCATTCTTGGTATCAATCCTTGGGACATCACTATTGATGATAGAAAGATTTGGCACTTTAACAAAAAAAAGGTGAATACTCCGTTCGGAGTGGTTACAAGCTAGCAACCAATGATAGAGAAAGATTAGAAGGGTCGAATATGAAAGAAACCGAGAGCTGGTGGAAATTTGTGAGGAGTTTGAGTGTTCCCCCAGAAATTAAACACTTTTTATGGAAGTTATGCAATGCATGGCTTCCCACTACTGTGCTCTGTTTTGCAGGGGTATCAAAGGTGACAGTTGCTACTCCAGATGTGGTTTTGTTGTGAAAGAGGACTGGTTCCACGCTATCTGTTActgaaaaaagataaaaaaaaatgtggaAAGACTGTGGCTTAAAGTTGGACACTAAGGGGGAAGCTAACGAAGACTTGTTTGCTTTCTTGACTAGGATTGCCAAGCTGCTTCCAAAggataaatttgaatttttttcgtgACCTTGGCCTGGCAACGCTGGCACGCAAGGAATGAGAATATGTTCATAAACTTTGCGTCAGGAGCTGAGGAAATTATCGAGTGGTCTGCTCCCTACCTGCAAGAGTTCTGGGACAAAAACAGAAAGGTGAAGGTCGACCCTGTCTCCACCCCACCAAAATGGTCTCCGCCGAACTGTGGTGACCTCATCAACGTAGATGTTGTTGTTAACTCTTCTTCTGGCTGCTGCAGCAATGGGATATCATCAAGGACCATAGATGCATGGCTAGTGGTCTTCAAAGACACCTTTCTGGACCGCCCTTACTGCCATCTCGTGGCTGAGTTGCTGGCCATTCGAAGTGGCATCAGTCTTGCTAAGGATTGGAGTCTTCAAAATTGTTTTGTAGTTTCAGATTGCAGCATTTCCATGGCTATGTTGGGTAGGCCACCTGAACAAAGTGGCAATCTTGATCTTCTTGTGGCTGCTATTCAGAAAGAGGCATTGAGAGTTAATCTAAAAGGAATTAGTTTCAAGCCTGGGATGTCTAACTGTGTTGCTCACTAAATTGCTAAAGATGCTTTAATTTGTAAAGCTTCTAATTGTTGGGATGGGGATGCTCCCCTAATGGATGCCTTGGCTTTGCTTGAAGAGATGCCTTTTCCTGTTTAGTTGTTGTTGTtccattttctaaaaaaaaaaaaaaaaacctaacttAGTCTCTCCATTCACCAGTGCATCCCACAATTGCCATTCCTTCTTTACACTATCCCAATGATTCCTATATTGCTTCTGACCATAATCTCTATTCCTTGAAGCCTTGAAATTTTCCATAAGATTTTTCCAACCTTGCTTTCTTAAAAGTGTTGCAATTCTATTACCCACCCTTACTTGTTCCACAGCGAATTGAACccaattttcatgtatttttggatcccatttAGCTTTAGATTTAGTTTGCGAGACACCCTCAATTGACATCTATTCTagctaaaaattaaaaattaatgctacactaaataaaacaaatattataattatactAATGAATTTAAATTATACAAATTGTAATtgttttttaaacaaaatattttcattaaagatTTATGTAGATGACATAAAAAAGAAATacacacacaaacaaatcaataAATTGATATATAAAATTtagaataaatataatttttttccccAAACTGATTCAAATCGTGCCCCCCAAATGATTCATGATGTTGAAAATTCCCCCTGAACTATACACGTACTGAAACGTGGGACATATATTAAATTTTGTCCAAAGTGGCTAGCAGAATGATGATGTGACATTTGCTGCTAATATGACAATGTCACGTATATAATAATTAGCAATTTTACAcccaaactttgaccactaccacaTTGTGTCccttgaaatttttaaaaaattctaatttttttcttaaaaaaaaaaaataattaaaaccttaaaaataattttaaaaaattaagaaaataaaaaatactgaaattttcaaattatataaACAATCTAAACAAACTAAAATATTTATTCAAACCGAAACCATAATACATTGAGGATAATTATGCTTTTAgacatttttaactaaattaaaTAAACAACTAGCCATCCATGTGCATGAATTAACTAGAGCAATATTaaacaatgaagaacaaaaaccaaataaaCACCACAGACACAATTTTCcagcaacatatatatatatatatatatatatataatggagtAATACAACACATTAGAAACATAAAGCATAGAACAAAATTGTAAACTCCAAAATTCTTACAGGAATGTGTCGGATGCAATGTGGTGAGAAAATAGTAGAAAATGATAATGGAAATATAGGGTTACAACTTACATGAATCTGTTAGATTAATTTAGGAGTAGTCTAggaattataaaaatatttaaatttagaaATTAGCTTAtcaaaaatgtgttttttttagaagctaagattaaaaaaaatctttttattttttaccaaacactATCAAAAGTGATTTTCTAATTCTAAAAgctaaaataactttaaaatattttacctctattttatatatatctaacaaattATTGGTTGAATGAATTTTTTTGTCAACTTTATccgaatattacaaatatttaacggaatatatttttaaaaccagttaaaaaataaaatagctagatatttaataattatattaatataaattcaaatattataaatattattttaataatattcaaTATGTAATcctaattttgtattattttttatcatttatatatatatatttataataacatgttactcattttaattattacttaatctaatttatataaatatatatgtactcatataattaaataatgttaaatcataagaaatattataaatatattatatacagGTGTTATGTATGTAAAAAGTGTGAGTGCATAAGAAAGTAAAATAACATAtttcttctatcaagaataaaaaaACTTCTTCTCAAA
It encodes the following:
- the LOC133815421 gene encoding uncharacterized protein LOC133815421, whose translation is MVSHLFFAGDNIMFLEATKEECECLKQISRVYSKATGQVVNYNKLEPCFGSKMDPQTHASLTEIFEVKTTDHFEKYLGMPCFIGRKKKDIFKHTKDRIWKKLKG